In Macadamia integrifolia cultivar HAES 741 chromosome 13, SCU_Mint_v3, whole genome shotgun sequence, one DNA window encodes the following:
- the LOC122060008 gene encoding brassinosteroid-responsive RING protein 1-like — protein MGFPCVGRIEAPKLLKSLINLLTHIRIILMFAIFHLRILDLPDQLYSWEDHIDHALAEDHLPASSQFSGTKNKSRSILESIKRSLPVTEFGSFIERLSGSWEDDKSVCAVCLSCMERSHEIRELPNCSHMFHRECLDRWVDQGQVTCPLCRSKLLPTQVEQVRDGRNSWLVERIAYLFGEDLLMAMD, from the coding sequence ATGGGTTTTCCTTGTGTTGGCAGAATTGAAGCTCCGAAGCTTCTCAAATCCCTTATAAATCTACTGACCCATATCAGAATCATTCTTATGTTTGCAATCTTTCATCTCAGGATACTTGATCTGCCTGATCAATTATATTCCTGGGAAGATCACATCGATCATGCCTTGGCAGAGGATCATCTCCCAGCTTCATCACAATTCTCTGGAACAAAGAACAAGAGTCGTAGTATACTGGAATCAATCAAGAGAAGTCTTCCAGTAACAGAATTCGGCAGTTTCATAGAGAGATTATCAGGatcatgggaagatgataaatCAGTCTGTGCTGTGTGCTTGAGTTGTATGGAGAGAAGCCATGAGATCAGGGAACTACCCAATTGCTCTCATATGTTTCATAGGGAGTGTCTAGATAGGTGGGTGGATCAGGGACAGGTGACATGTCCCTTGTGTCGGTCTAAGTTATTACCAACACAGGTAGAGCAGGTAAGGGATGGAAGAAATTCATGGTTGGTAGAAAGAATAGCCTACTTGTTTGGGGAAGATTTGTTGATGGCTATGGATTAG
- the LOC122060142 gene encoding transcription repressor OFP5 translates to MKWGRKKSINNHNSSSSHPSLLSQVFPISWISKFKQMGIKSEPKHSKTKFKTRPMSPSLNSTPRRHPKDLSFTPEFLGRRISQRRSRALTEMDGDDDFWRLSFGGESTDGRKSRAPLRSVWYDSEDDELELPPRSSCRSCRSVAMTARTEESFNFTDMVSDIRKTRGSPANAKCEGQEFETTSKRITKDSKVTNRKSRKSSGRTAEKDQFLSQIESGEENYNSRQSLYVSSHARKSNQGRITSNSETTHQVGSDSEQKKAKDLKIEFLSRYEKPRNSGELQRRTKQSSKVRVSSPRTPSKSEVCKIKALEDMKKSKMKKMKMKERAVEETTTTALKSFAVVKCSFDPEKDFRDSMVEMISENQIRGLEEFEELLACYLTLNSDEYHDLIIKVFKQVWFDLKRLSSSPDLQKDHPPNDQ, encoded by the coding sequence ATGAAGTGGGGAAGAAAGAAATCCATCAACAACCACAACTcttcatcctctcacccctccTTGCTCTCTCAAGTCTTCCCCATCTCTTGGATTTCAAAATTCAAGCAAATGGGCATCAAATCTGAACCCAAACATTCTAAAACCAAGTTTAAAACTAGACCGATGTCACCTTCCCTGAATTCTACGCCGCGGCGACACCCAAAGGACTTATCCTTCACACCGGAGTTCCTTGGTAGAAGAATTAGCCAGAGGAGAAGTAGAGCTTTAACTGAGATGGATGGAGATGATGACTTTTGGAGACTTTCTTTTGGTGGAGAAAGCACTGATGGTAGGAAATCCAGAGCTCCTTTGCGTTCTGTTTGGTATGATTCTGAGGATGATGAGCTTGAATTGCCACCAAGGTCTAGTTGTCGTAGTTGCAGGTCGGTTGCAATGACAGCAAGAACTgaagaatcattcaattttacTGATATGGTCTCTGATATTAGAAAGACCAGAGGTTCTCCAGCAAATGCAAAATGTGAAGGTCAGGAATTCGAAACAACTTCGAAGAGAATTACGAAGGATTCGAAAGTGACAAACAGAAAATCTAGGAAGTCAAGTGGAAGAACTGCAGAGAAAGACCAATTTTTATCGCAAATAGAATCAGGGGAAGAGAATTACAATTCAAGGCAATCTCTTTATGTTTCTTCTCATGCGAGGAAGAGCAATCAGGGGAGAATTACTTCGAATTCGGAAACAACCCATCAAGTAGGATCAGATTCAGAgcagaagaaagcaaaagacTTGAAGATTGAATTCTTGTCCAGATATGAGAAACCCAGAAATTCTGGAGAATTACaaagaagaacaaaacagaGTAGCAAAGTTAGAGTTTCTTCTCCAAGAACTCCTTCCAAGAGTGAGGTTTGCAAAATAAAGGCTCTTGAAGACATGAAGAAGtccaagatgaagaagatgaagatgaaagagagAGCAGTAGaggaaacaacaacaacagcttTGAAGAGCTTTGCAGTAGTGAAATGTTCGTTCGACCCAGAGAAGGATTTCAGAGATTCAATGGTGGAGATGATATCTGAGAATCAGATTAGAGGACTTGAAGAGTTTGAAGAGCTTTTGGCTTGTTATCTGACTTTGAATTCAGATGAATACCATGATCTCATTATCAAGGTCTTCAAGCAGGTATGGTTTGATTTGAAGAGGCTTTCTTCAAGTCCTGATTTACAGAAAGATCATCCTCCTAATGATCAGTAA